TCATTGATAGTGGAAGCGACGAGGAGCTTAGCAAGAGAAATGAAATTTATGCAAGGCTTAAGGGCAAAGCCTTAGTTTAAGGCGATTTTTGCTAAGATTTGCAGAAATTTTAGGCATTTTAAAGAGGTTAAAATGAGCTTAAACTACAATACTTTAAAATCTATATTTTTCAAATTTGATCCTGAAACTGCCCACAAGATCGCTGAAGTAGCGATGGTTGGGGCAAATAAAATCTTCCCTGGCTCGCTAAGCTTTTTGGCGCACAAATGCGTGGTCGATGACAACGCGCTAAAACAAAATTTATTCTCAAGCACCTATCACAACCCAGTTGGCATAGCTGGTGGCTTTGATAAAAACGCCACTATGTTTGAGGCGCTAACGGCTCTTGGATTTGGACACTTAGAATTTGGCACATTTACACCAAAACCACAACCTGGCAACGCAAAACCAAGGCTTTTTAGGCTCATAGATGAAGAGAGCATCCAAAATGCGATGGGCTTTAACAACGAAGGCTGCGAGGCTATCAAAAATAGAGTAAAAAAGATATATCCTTTTACCATACCGATCTGGGCAAACATCGGTAAAAACAAGGTTACACCAAACGAAGATGCGATAAAAGACTATGAAATTTTAGTAAGAGAATTTAGTGAAATTTGTGACACCTTCGTCATAAACGTCTCATCGCCAAACACGCCAAATTTAAGAGCACTTCAAGATGAGAGCTTTATAAAAGAGCTTTTTAGCGTCATTTTGCCACTCACTAAAAAGCCGATCATCTTTAAAATAGCTCCTGATATGAGCCACGAAGATGCGATCAAGCTTTGTAGCTGCGCGGTAGAAAACGGCGCTAGTGGCGTGCTCGTTTCAAACACAAGCGTTGATTACTCACTCTCTCACTCGTCAAATTTAAAAGATTTTGGCGGACTAAGCGGCAAGGTGATCGCTAAAAAGTCAAAAGAGATCTTTAAAGCCGTGGCAGACGAGCTTTACGGCAAGACGACACTTATCGCATGCGGCGGCATAGATAGCGGCGCAAAGGCATATGAGCGCATAAAAATGGGAGCAAATTTAGTGCAAATTTTTACAAGCTTTATCTTTAAAGGGCCGATGATCGCAAGAGATATAAATTTAGAAATTTTAGAGCTTTTAAAAAGAGATGGCTTTGCCTCTATTAGCGAAGCAGTCGGCATAGATGTTAAAAAATAAAAGGCAAAAGATTGATAAAATTTAATAAAACAAAACTAGAAAACGGACTAGAAATTTATCACGTACCAGTAAATCCTGGCTCAAAAGTGATAAGCGTAGATGTCTTTTATAAAGTTGGCTCCAGAAACGAAGTGATGGGCAAAAGCGGCATCGCTCACATGCTAGAGCATCTAAATTTTAAATCAACCAAAAATTTACGAGCTGGTGAATTTGACGAAATAGTAAAAGGCTTTGGCGGCGTAAATAACGCAAGCACTGGCTTTGACTACACTCACTACTTCATAAAAGCCTCAAATGAAAATTTAGACAAAACGCTTGGTCTTTTTGCTGAGCTTATGAAAAATTTAAGCCTAAAAGATAAAGAATTTCAGCCAGAGCGAGACGTGGTGCATGAAGAGCGCAGGTGGCGAACAGACAACAACCCTATGGGATACCTCTACTTTAGACTCTACAACCACGCATTTATCTACCATCCATACCACTGGACTCCGATAGGCTTTATAAAAGATATCGAAAACTGGAATATCTCCGACATAAAAGAATTTCACGCCACATACTATCAGCCCAAAAATGCGATTTTGATGATAAGTGGCGACATCGGCAATGATGAGGCATTTAAACTGGCTAAGAAAAATTTTAGCGATATAAAAAACAAAAGAGCCATCCCAAAATCTCACTGTAAAGAACCTGAACAAGACGGCACAAGAAGAGCTATCATCTATAAAGATAGCCAAACACAAATGCTAGCTATCGCTTACAAGATCCCAGACTTTAGGCATGCTGATCAAGTGGGGTTAAACGCGATAAGCGAGTATCTAGCCACTGGCAAAAGCTCTATTTTGCAGCAGCACCTAGTCGATGAGCTAATGCTCGTAAATCAAATTTATGCTTATAATATGAGCTGCGTTGATGAAAACTTATTTATATTTTTAGCAGTTTGCAACCCAGATGTCGAAGCAAGTGTGGTTGAGGCTGAAATTTTAAAGATCATAGATGATTTAAAAAATAAACCAATCGACAAAGATGATGTTTTAAGAGTTAAAAATTTGATAAAAACTGATTTTATTTACTCATTTGAGAGTGCAAGTAAAGTTGCAAATTTATATGGCTCATATCTTGCTAGAGGCGACATAAAGCCACTTTACGAGCTTGAAAAAAATATCGATAAGATAGATGCCAAGCTTTTAAAAGAGATAGCAAATAAATATTTCAATGAAAAAACCAGCACAACAATAATATTAAAAAAGGAATAAACGTGGAAAATTCGCTTCAAGGTGCGATGACCGCACTCATTACGCCATTTAAAAATCAAAAAGTGGATGAAGTCAGTTTTGAAAAGCTAATAAAAAGACAGATAAAACACGGCATAGATGTCGTTGTGCCAGTTGGAACTACCGGCGAGAGTGCAACACTAACGCATGATGAGCATAGAATTTGTATCGAAATAGCCGTAGATGCATGTAAAGGCACAAATGTAAAAGTACTAGCTGGTGCTGGTAGTAATGCGACTCACGAAGCTATTGGTATCGCTAAATTTGCTCAAGCTCATGGCGCTGATGGTATCCTCTCAGTTGCGCCCTACTACAACAAACCAACGCAGGAAGGGCTTTATGAACACTACAAAGCCATTGCAAATAGCATTGAAATTCCAGTGCTTCTTTACAATGTTCCTGGCAGAGTTGGCGTGGATATCTTGCCAGCGACTGTTTTTAGACTCTTTAAAGAGTGTAAAAATATCTATGGCATCAAAGAAGCAACAGGCAGTATCGATAGATGCGTCGATCTACTGGCTCACGAGCCAAATTTAGTAGTCATTAGCGGCGAAGATGCGATCAACTATCCTATCATATCAAATGGCGGCAAAGGCGTCATCTCAGTTACTGCAAACCTCTTGCCAGATCAAATTTCACAGCTTACGCACCTTGCGATGAACGAAGAGTACAAAAAAGCAAAACTAATAAATGACAATCTATATACGATAAATAAAACACTCTTTTGCGAAAGCAATCCGATACCGATCAAAGCAGCGATGTATCTAGCTGGACTCATCGACTCTTTGGAGTACCGCTTGCCACTTTGCAAACCAAGTAAAGAAAATTTTAAAAAGATAGAAGAAGTAATAAAAAATTACGAAATAAAGGGTTTTTAATGAAGGACACACTAAACGAATTTAAAGGTAAAACGCTAGTCATCAGTGGCGGCACTAGAGGTATCGGCAGAGCTATAGTTGAAGAATTTGCAAAAGCCGGCGTAAATATAGCATTTACCTACAACTCAAACGAAGAGCTTGCAAAAGAACAAGTAAAAGAGCTTGAGACTACTTACAAGATAAAAGCCAGAGCCTACGCGCTAAATATCCTTGAGCCAGAGACTTATAAAGAGCTATTTTTAAAGATAGATGAGGATTTTGATAGGATTGATTTTTTCATCTCAAACGCTATCATCTCAGGTCGCGCAGTAGCTGGTGGATACACTAAATTTATGAAGCTAAAACCAAGAGGCATAAACAATATTTTTACAGCAACAGTAAATGCCTTTGTAGTAGGCACTCAAGAAGCTGCAAAACGCATGGAAAAAGTGGGTGGTGGTAGCATCATCAGCCTATCATCGACTGGAAATTTAGTATATATCGAAAACTACGCAGGTCACGGTACAGCAAAAGCAGCCGTTGAAGCCATGGCAAGATACGCTGCGACCGAGCTTGGCGAGAAAAATATCCGTGTAAACGTCGTAAGTGGCGGTCCTATCGAGACAGACGCGCTAAGAGCCTTTACAAACTACGAAGAGGTGCGCGATATGACAGCAAAGCTTAGTCCACTAAACCGCATGGGACAGCCAACTGACCTAGCCGGAGCATGTCTATTTTTGTGCTCATCTAAGGCTAGCTGGGTAACTGGACATACATTTATAATAGATGGCGGCACAACTTTTAAATGAGAAGATTGAAATTTTAAGCATAAAGGCATATTTGTGAGTTTAAATTTACCAAACGCATTGGCATTTTTTAGGATACTGCTGGCTCCGCTTATGTTTTTTATGCTCGTAAATTCGCCAGGAATTTTTACACAAATTCACATAAGCTGGATAAATTACTTCGCAGCTCTTATTTTTGTGATCGCCTCGGTGACTGACTTTTTTGACGGCTACATCGCCAGAAGCTGGGATCAAAAGACCAAGCTTGGCGCTATCCTTGACCCGCTAGCTGATAAGATGCTGATCTTGGCTGCATTTTTAGGCCTTATGATGCTTGGTAGAGCGAGCGCTTGGGCTGTTTATCTAATCTTGGTAAGAGAATTTTTTATAACTGGCTTTCGTGTCGTGATGGCAAGTGATGGTGTAGAGGTTGCGGCCTCGATGGCTGGCAAAGTAAAAACAGTCTCGCAGATGTTTGCTGTTGGATTTTTACTGATGAGCTGGCCTGGTGGTGAGCTTTTACTCTGGATCGCTGTTGCGCTCACACTTTATTCTGGATTTGAGTATATTTTTGCCTATGTAAAGGCGATGAAAAAGAGTTAAAATTTCTTTCACTCGTAAGACCAAAAGTTTTTACTTGCAAAATTTATATAAATAATAAAAAACTTCATTTTCTAAATAAGTAAAATTAAGTTAAAAATTTCCCCTAGCTAAAAGAATTTTTTAGCTAAATGCCGTTTGAGAGTAAATTTATAATTTTTGGCTAAAATCTCATCAATTTTTCAAAAAAGGTAAGTTTTGAAAGGTATTTTCTTCACGCTAGTCCTACTTTGCCTTGGGCTTTATGCGTATTCATTTTATTTTTTAGTGACCGTTTTAGCCATTAGTTTTCTCATATTTTTTCATGAGTTTGGCCACTTTTTGGTGGCAAGAATGCTTGGAGTAAAGGTAAATACCTTTAGTATCGGCTTTGGCGAAAAAATTTACACCAAAAATATTGGTGGCACCGACTACTGCCTAAGCGCGATCCCACTTGGTGGATATGTACAGCTAAAAGGACAAGACGACACCGACCCAAAGGCCAAAAACTACGACCGTGATAGCTATAACGTGCTAAGTCCTATAAAGCGAATTTACATCCTCTTTGCAGGGCCATTTTTTAACTTTATCTTGGCGTTTTTTTTATACATTTTGCTTGGATCTATCGGAGTTGAAAGACTTGCACCAAGTGTAGGCCACATAGCTGAAGGCTCGGCAGCTGCGAGCGCTGGACTAGCTAAAAATGATAAAATTTTAGCAATAAACGGCGTAAAGATAAACGAGTGGGACGAGATCAGTAAAAATGTAAAGCTCGAGCCAAGCACCATTTTAATAGACCGCAACGGCTCAAATTTGACTATAAATTTGACACCAAAGATTGGCGAGACGATAAATTTATTTAATGAAAAGGTTCAGCGTCCGCTCATTGGAATTTCTCCAAATGGCGAAGTAGTAAAAATTTATTATACAGGCCTAAATAGTCTAAAATTTGCTTATGACGAAACACTCGAAGCCTCAAAGCTTATCTTTAAAAGCTTTACTAAGTTAGTAAGCGGAGCGGTGCCGCTAAAAGAGGTCGGTGGTATCGTGCAGATCGCTGATGTCACTTCAAAAGCCGCAAAAATAAGTCTTGGCGTACTTTTGACGATCGTCGCTTTAATCTCAGTAAATTTAGGTGTCCTAAATTTATTCCCCATCCCAGCACTTGATGGTGGGCACATACTTTTTAACTTATATGAGCTAATTTTTAGACGTGAGGTAAATGAGCGAGTGCTTACAACGCTTACTTACTGCGGCTGGGCGCTACTGCTTGGCATAATGGTACTTGCAACTTTTAATGACATTATGAGATTAAGTGGAGGTTTATGATGATAGTTTTAAAAGAGCTACTTGAAAAAATCGAAAATTTAAGCAAAGATGTGACGCTCATCGCCGTTAGCAAAAATGTGACAAGTGCTGAAGTAAGAGAGCTTTATGCGCAGGGGCAAAGAAATTTTGGCGAAAATAGAGTCCAAGAGCTAGCCAAAAAAAAGCTAGAACTGCAAAATTTTACTGATATAAAATGGCATATGATCGGCCGCTTGCAAAATAACAAAATAAATCAAATGGTAAGCCTAAAGCCCACACTTTGGCAAAGCTGCGATAGCTTTGAAAGAGCTGTAGAGGTCGATAAAAGGCTTAGCTACAAGCTAGATACCTTGCTTCAGATAAACTCGGCTGATGAGGATACAAAACAAGGCGTAAGCGTAGCAAATGCGGCAGAAATTTATGAGCGTATCCAAAGCGAGTGCAAAAATATCAATCTAAAAGGCGTGATGAGTATCGGAGCGCATGTGGATGAGCCAAAAGAGATTCAAAAGAGCTTTGAACTAACTTATAAAATTTTTGATAGCCTAAAGCCAAAAGGCGCAACTATCTGCTCGATGGGCATGAGTAGTGACTTCGAGCTAGCGATAAAATGTGGCTCAACTATGATCCGCCTTGGGACAATGCTTTATCTATAAATTTATTGCTTTTGTCTGATTTGCCTCTGCTGCTGGGGCTCAATAGATTTTTACTAAAAAAGACTTGAGCGAAAAATTAAAATTTAATATTTAGCGTCAGCTAAAACTAGAGCAAAAAGTACTTTTACGCCAGCTTTTTCTAGAGTATTTCTAGCCTCAAGTATCGTTGTGCCAGTGGTTACGATATCGTCTACTAAAATAACTGGCGCAGTGATCTTTTTTAGGATTTTAAAATTTCTTGGGTTATTTTGTCTAAATTGCAAATCCTTACCACTATAGCTGACCTTGCTTGTTGCATGCAGTGCATGAAATATGGGTTTTAGATTTTTAGCCCTTAGTGCATTTGCCAAAATAGCCGTATGCGAATAGCCGTAATGCACTCTATCATCTATCGGCAGAGCATAGACTTGCTCTGGAAAGCTAAAGCTTTTAAAAAATTGATTAAATGCAAATTTGGCTAAGTTTTTATATATAAAATATCCGTGCATTTGGTGCTTGGAGTGGATGAGTTCTTTTATTTCAGAGTAGCCGTAAAAGCTATAAATTTTAAAGCCCTCTAGTTCTCTTACTATCGGGCTTGGCTCACTTAAAATTTGTGAGCAAATTTTACAAAATGTATTTAGCGTAAAGCTCTTGCAAAACGCACAAAACATTAGCTATTTAAAATAGCAATTGCTGTGCGTTTGATGGCATCATTTATGATCTCTGTTAAAAATGATTTAAATGCTCCACCTGTGCGAATTAACTCAAATTTGGTTTGATTATTTGAGATATTTTTAACGATACTTTGATCGCCTTTTTGGATCTTAAGTGTGATCTTAATATTACCTTTTGTATTATCAGTGCCGTATCCGCTCATATTTGCTTCAAACTCGTTGATAAAAATTTCAACTACGACGCCACCCATGCCATTTACATTTGCACCGCGCGCCATAAGCTCTTTTTTGAGCGAATCACTAAAATAAGTAGCAAGATCGTTTTGAAGCACGACATATTCTTTTACGGTACCTTTGCTATCAGTGATCGTAGCAATGGTACTTTTATTTTTTCGGTTATCATGTACTGCGCTTATATAGGCCTCAAAGCCGCTATTTTGCTGGCTCGCAGCAGCCTTATATGGATCAAATGCGACAACACTTTGACTTGGTGCACAACCAGTTAAAAATAAAACAAAAAGTCCAAAAATAGCTAAAAATTTAAATTTATTCATCGTTTTTCCTTTTAAAGTTTAGTGATCTCATCGGCTACTTTTATCGCGGCTTGTTTAACCAAAAGTGCGATAAAAAAGTCAAACTGACCAGACTCTGAAGCCTCTAGCTTCTCCACATGGTGCCTAGTCGAGATAGGTAACGTTTTTTTGAAATTTATATTTGAAAGAATAAGAAGCCCATTTAAATGTCCATTTAAAATTTCTGAACTTCCCGAATAGCTTCCTCTAAGTTCGTCAAATCTAAAATCAAGCCTATATGTGTAAGGTGATGTTTGAGTATCGACAACCACGATTCCGCGAGAATTTAACTCACGTTGCAAAAACATGTAAAAAAGCACTTCAAGGCGCGGATTTGAGTTAAAAACTGCAGTATTTCCTTCAATACCTGTGTAATATATCGATCTTGCGCTACTTCTAGCATCGACAATCCTATGAAAATAAACCTTTTTTAATCCAACATTAGTATCGATCATGTTTTTTTCTAAGCAGCAGTTTATTGCTACATCACTTTTGTATTTAACACCATTTATAAAAAGACCATCGCCCCTGCCTTTACAAGCGCTGCAGTCAGCCGGTATCCTCATAACCTCTTCAAAGTACATCTTATCTTCACTATTTATGCTCGCACTTTGCACACCGTCTATTCCCTCGCACGATAGACAAAGGCTAGCTTTAGCCACACAACCAGTTAAAAAGATAGCTGCAAAAACTGCAAATAATGTCGTTCTTAGCATTTTACTTCCTTTTACTCTTTTTGTTTTTTGCGGAGATTTTTTACACTCTCACCTGCGATGCCGTAGTTATTCGTATCGATCTCATCGATAATGACAACGGTATTTTGAGCGCTTCTACCTAAAATTTCGCTTATTAGCTTCGTAACTCCGCTTATCATCTTCTCTTTTTGCTCAACACTTGGGCTATCGCCCTCTTTTGTCACACAAATTTTCACAAATGGCATAGCGCTCCTTTTTGTAAATTTAGCACTTAAATTTTAATCAAAAACAAAAACCAAAAGCGACCGTATCACCAGCTCAGAATAAGGCGAAATATTTTGTGATGGTTTTGAAAGCTGTGACGTGAAATTTTGGTGCAGATAGAACATGCGGTTCATCAAGCCAAAATTTCACTAACTCTTTCAAAAGGGCACAAAAGATAAGCCTCTAGTCTATTTTTAAGACCGAGAGGAACGCCTCTTGCGGCAAATTCACCTTACCTATCGCCTTCATCCGTTTCTTACCCTCTTTTTGCTTTTCAAGCAACTTTCTCTTACGCGTGATGTCGCCGCCGTAGCACTTAGCTGTGACGTTTTTACCCATTGATTTTACGGTTTCTCGGGCGATTATTTTATTGCCGATGCTAGCTTGTATCGCCACTTCAAAGAGCTGACGTGGCACGATCTCTTTCATCGCCTTTACAAAGTCCCTACCCTTTGCTTGTGCCTTACTCTCAGGCACGATGATAGAGAGCGCATCGACCGTTTCACCAGCCACTTTGACATCAAGCTTCACTAAATCGCCCACGCGGTAGTCGCTTGGCTCGTAGTCAAAACTCGCGTAGCCTTTAGTGCTTGATTTTAGCTTGTCATAAAAGTCCATCACGATCTCGTTCATCGGTATGTCGTACTCTAGCAGCACGCGGTCAGTCGTGATGTAGTCCATCTTTGTTTGTATGCCACGGCGGTTGTTTAAAAGCGTGATAATGTTGCCCAAAAACTCACTTGGTGTGATGATGGTAGCCTTCACGTATGGCTCAAGGATTGAGTCTATTTTATTTACAGGCGGCAACTGGCTTGGGTTTTGGATTTTTAAATTTAGCCCATCAGTTTGGATGACTTCATAAGTCACAGTTGGCGCTGTGGCGATGAGATCAAGGTCAAACTCACGCTCCAGCCTCTCTTTAACTACCTCCATATGAAGAAGACCTAAAAAGCCAACCCTAAAGCCAAATCCAAGTGCGACCGAGGTCTCTGGCTCGTAACTTATCGAGCTATCATTTAGCTTTAGCTTATCCAGCGCGTCACGCAGATCTTCAAATTTATCAGTTTCTATCGGATAAAGTCCCGCAAAGACAAACGGCTTAGCCCTCTCAAAGCCACCAACTGGCTCTTTTAGAGGATTTCTTGACTGCGTTATCGTATCACCAACTTGCACGTCGCTAACATTTTTAAGTCCTAAAACTACGATACCAACTTCGCCAGCGCTAAGTGTTTTGGTCTTGATCGGTGCGATAGGATTTGGATACATGAGGTCAAGCACGATGTGTTTTTTACCTGTGCCCATAACCAAAATTTCATCGTTTTTTGAAATTTCACCATCATAAACACGCACAAGTGCAAGCGCGCCAAGATAGTTGTCAAACCAACTATCATAAATTAGCGCCTTTGTGGGCTTATTTGCATCACCATTTGGCGCAGGGATCCTCGTGATGATCGCCTCAAGTAACTCTTTTATGCCAACGCCTGTTTTTGCGCTCACTTCGATCGCTCCCGAGCAGTCAAGTCCGATGATGTGCTCGATCTCGTCTTTTACCCTAGCAGGGTCAGCCGCTGGTAGGTCGATCTTGTTGATGACTGGGATGATCTCTAAGTTGTTTTCTAGCGCGATATAGACGTTTGCGATAGTCTGCGCCTCTACGCCCTGAGAAGCGTCTACGACTAGCAGCGCGCCCTCACAACTGGCTAAAGAGCGGCTCACTTCGTAGCTAAAATCCACGTGGCCCGGAGTGTCAATCAAATTTAGAACAAAATTTTCTCCATTTAGTGCGTAGTTTAGGCGAACAGATTGGGCTTTTATCGTGATGCCGCGCTCTTTTTCGATGTCCATCGTGTCCATGATTTGCGAGCTCATCTCACGGTCACTGACGGCGCCACACTCCTGTATGAGGCGGTCAGCAAGCGTGCTTTTGCCGTGGTCGATATGAGCGATGATGCTAAAATTTCTGATGTTTTTCATATAAGCTTTACTTTTTACTAAATTTTGGGCTTTATTTTGCCTAAAGTTGATTTAAATGCCAATAAATATATTTTTATCATAAGCCCACCAATAGAACTTGGCTCTATTCTCAAAAATCTTAATGACAATGTCCAAAGTGCTCATGTCCTTCATCGTCATTTAGCTCACAGATGAGACCAGCTTTGTGCCCAAGACTCTCACTCTCAAACTGAAGCGTGACATGGCCGATGCCAACGTGAAAAAGCTCATGCTCGATGTGCTTTATCATCTTTGAAATTTCAGCCACGCTTAGCGCATCATCCACCACCACGTGGGCTATGAGCGCGTTTGTGCCAGCATTTATCGCCCAGATATGCAGGTCATGCACGATTTTAACGCCATCTACACCCTTTATAACGCCTAAAATTTCATCCGTATCAAGCTTAAGCGGCACGGCTTCGATCAGGATATTAAAGCTATCTTTTAGCAAGCTAGCGCCGCTTTTTATGATGAGTAGCGAGACAAAGATACTTGCGATGCTATCGGCCTGCGTGAAGTTAAATTTCATCACAAGAAGTGCCGCGACGATGGCGCCAACTGAGCCAAGCGTGTCGCCAAGTACGTGCAAATATGCACCTTTCATGTTTAAATTTTCTTTTGTATCAGCGCTTTTATGCATATAAACGGCTACGACTAAATTTATAATAAGCCCCAAAATACTAATAAAAAGCATCGTTTTAGCCTCTATCTCTGGCTCGTTAAAAAGTCTGATGATCGCTTCGACTATGACAAAGATAGCCAGCGCGATAAGAGCGATAGCATTTATGAAAGCAGCGATAATCTCGACCCTTTTGTAGCCAAAGGTCTTTTGTAAATTTGCCCTTTTTTCTGCAATCTTAAAAGCAACCAGCGACAAAAAGAGAGCCGCAGCGTCTGAGAGCATGTGAAATGCGTCGCTAATGAGCGCAAGCGAGTTTGAAACGAAGCCAAAAACAGCCTCAACTATCATAAACGTGAAAATTAGAAAAAATGAATTTCTAAGAACGCTCTTATTGTGCATCATTGTCCTTATTTTGGGCGTCGATCCTCTTGCCTATATCTTTTAAATTTGAAAATTCCTCGATAAGCTTTGGCGAGTCGTCAAGGCTGATGACGAAATTCCATATATAGGTCATCACAGAGTAGATGTGGCCGGCATTTGTCTGCTGCGAGCTTAGCACTATTATCGCCACCAAAAAGAGCAGCGAAGCGCTAATACCGATGATAAAATAGCTCATCGCCTCCCTATTTGAGATCGCTATACGAAATTTAGAAACGACGTCATAGTGCCTATTTAGCGTGCTTTTATTAAAAACACCTATCACCTTTGCCTCTTTTTCTAGGCGGTCATTTAAGCGAAGATAAAGGTCGTCATTTTTTTTGATATATCTTGGTAAAAATATAAGAAAAAAGGTCATCACGGCAAAGCACGCCACAGCGACCTTTGGCTCGACAAAGATGAGCATAAACGCTGAGCCGATGATCGAAATAACCGATGTAAAAAACATAGGAAAATGCGTCTCAAAGAAATTTACAAACTCTCGCGAGAGCGCTACTCTGGCGATGATGGCGGAGTCGTCTTTGGCATTTTGTTTTTCATTCATGATGACATTTACAGCAAGCTTTGCGTAGATATTTGCAAAAACTTGCGTATCCACGCGACGTCTAATGGCTCCTACAAGCCACGCTACGAGCACAAAAAGTGCGTAAATTAGGGCATTTAACGTATTTCCTTGCATGATTGCGTTGATCGCAAAGCCAGCAAATATCGGGTAGGCTAGAAAAAGTCCGTTCTCTGCTAGCACCAAAGTAAAGGTTAAAATGAGCTTTTTGTTGTGCTCGGTCGCTATGCTCTTTAGCGTTTTAAAGGCATTATTTTGCAAATTTACTCCTAAAAATTTTTGCGAATTCTAGCCCAATTTGATAAAAATTTGAAATTTTTGTTGTAACTATTGACATTACAACAAAAAAGTATTATACTTCGCTCATTAGTTGTAAATAAAAAGATTACAACACAAAA
This window of the Campylobacter concisus genome carries:
- a CDS encoding ComF family protein: MFCAFCKSFTLNTFCKICSQILSEPSPIVRELEGFKIYSFYGYSEIKELIHSKHQMHGYFIYKNLAKFAFNQFFKSFSFPEQVYALPIDDRVHYGYSHTAILANALRAKNLKPIFHALHATSKVSYSGKDLQFRQNNPRNFKILKKITAPVILVDDIVTTGTTILEARNTLEKAGVKVLFALVLADAKY
- the rseP gene encoding RIP metalloprotease RseP; protein product: MKGIFFTLVLLCLGLYAYSFYFLVTVLAISFLIFFHEFGHFLVARMLGVKVNTFSIGFGEKIYTKNIGGTDYCLSAIPLGGYVQLKGQDDTDPKAKNYDRDSYNVLSPIKRIYILFAGPFFNFILAFFLYILLGSIGVERLAPSVGHIAEGSAAASAGLAKNDKILAINGVKINEWDEISKNVKLEPSTILIDRNGSNLTINLTPKIGETINLFNEKVQRPLIGISPNGEVVKIYYTGLNSLKFAYDETLEASKLIFKSFTKLVSGAVPLKEVGGIVQIADVTSKAAKISLGVLLTIVALISVNLGVLNLFPIPALDGGHILFNLYELIFRREVNERVLTTLTYCGWALLLGIMVLATFNDIMRLSGGL
- a CDS encoding 2-hydroxymuconate tautomerase family protein, coding for MPFVKICVTKEGDSPSVEQKEKMISGVTKLISEILGRSAQNTVVIIDEIDTNNYGIAGESVKNLRKKQKE
- a CDS encoding quinone-dependent dihydroorotate dehydrogenase — encoded protein: MSLNYNTLKSIFFKFDPETAHKIAEVAMVGANKIFPGSLSFLAHKCVVDDNALKQNLFSSTYHNPVGIAGGFDKNATMFEALTALGFGHLEFGTFTPKPQPGNAKPRLFRLIDEESIQNAMGFNNEGCEAIKNRVKKIYPFTIPIWANIGKNKVTPNEDAIKDYEILVREFSEICDTFVINVSSPNTPNLRALQDESFIKELFSVILPLTKKPIIFKIAPDMSHEDAIKLCSCAVENGASGVLVSNTSVDYSLSHSSNLKDFGGLSGKVIAKKSKEIFKAVADELYGKTTLIACGGIDSGAKAYERIKMGANLVQIFTSFIFKGPMIARDINLEILELLKRDGFASISEAVGIDVKK
- the pgsA gene encoding CDP-diacylglycerol--glycerol-3-phosphate 3-phosphatidyltransferase encodes the protein MSLNLPNALAFFRILLAPLMFFMLVNSPGIFTQIHISWINYFAALIFVIASVTDFFDGYIARSWDQKTKLGAILDPLADKMLILAAFLGLMMLGRASAWAVYLILVREFFITGFRVVMASDGVEVAASMAGKVKTVSQMFAVGFLLMSWPGGELLLWIAVALTLYSGFEYIFAYVKAMKKS
- the dapA gene encoding 4-hydroxy-tetrahydrodipicolinate synthase, which encodes MTALITPFKNQKVDEVSFEKLIKRQIKHGIDVVVPVGTTGESATLTHDEHRICIEIAVDACKGTNVKVLAGAGSNATHEAIGIAKFAQAHGADGILSVAPYYNKPTQEGLYEHYKAIANSIEIPVLLYNVPGRVGVDILPATVFRLFKECKNIYGIKEATGSIDRCVDLLAHEPNLVVISGEDAINYPIISNGGKGVISVTANLLPDQISQLTHLAMNEEYKKAKLINDNLYTINKTLFCESNPIPIKAAMYLAGLIDSLEYRLPLCKPSKENFKKIEEVIKNYEIKGF
- a CDS encoding YajG family lipoprotein, producing the protein MNKFKFLAIFGLFVLFLTGCAPSQSVVAFDPYKAAASQQNSGFEAYISAVHDNRKNKSTIATITDSKGTVKEYVVLQNDLATYFSDSLKKELMARGANVNGMGGVVVEIFINEFEANMSGYGTDNTKGNIKITLKIQKGDQSIVKNISNNQTKFELIRTGGAFKSFLTEIINDAIKRTAIAILNS
- a CDS encoding enoyl-ACP reductase, whose amino-acid sequence is MKDTLNEFKGKTLVISGGTRGIGRAIVEEFAKAGVNIAFTYNSNEELAKEQVKELETTYKIKARAYALNILEPETYKELFLKIDEDFDRIDFFISNAIISGRAVAGGYTKFMKLKPRGINNIFTATVNAFVVGTQEAAKRMEKVGGGSIISLSSTGNLVYIENYAGHGTAKAAVEAMARYAATELGEKNIRVNVVSGGPIETDALRAFTNYEEVRDMTAKLSPLNRMGQPTDLAGACLFLCSSKASWVTGHTFIIDGGTTFK
- a CDS encoding M16 family metallopeptidase produces the protein MIKFNKTKLENGLEIYHVPVNPGSKVISVDVFYKVGSRNEVMGKSGIAHMLEHLNFKSTKNLRAGEFDEIVKGFGGVNNASTGFDYTHYFIKASNENLDKTLGLFAELMKNLSLKDKEFQPERDVVHEERRWRTDNNPMGYLYFRLYNHAFIYHPYHWTPIGFIKDIENWNISDIKEFHATYYQPKNAILMISGDIGNDEAFKLAKKNFSDIKNKRAIPKSHCKEPEQDGTRRAIIYKDSQTQMLAIAYKIPDFRHADQVGLNAISEYLATGKSSILQQHLVDELMLVNQIYAYNMSCVDENLFIFLAVCNPDVEASVVEAEILKIIDDLKNKPIDKDDVLRVKNLIKTDFIYSFESASKVANLYGSYLARGDIKPLYELEKNIDKIDAKLLKEIANKYFNEKTSTTIILKKE
- a CDS encoding YggS family pyridoxal phosphate-dependent enzyme, with amino-acid sequence MMIVLKELLEKIENLSKDVTLIAVSKNVTSAEVRELYAQGQRNFGENRVQELAKKKLELQNFTDIKWHMIGRLQNNKINQMVSLKPTLWQSCDSFERAVEVDKRLSYKLDTLLQINSADEDTKQGVSVANAAEIYERIQSECKNINLKGVMSIGAHVDEPKEIQKSFELTYKIFDSLKPKGATICSMGMSSDFELAIKCGSTMIRLGTMLYL